From the genome of Methylomonas sp. UP202, one region includes:
- a CDS encoding patatin-like phospholipase family protein encodes MSEAMSLAERPSAADKKAAHEFLTELRTRIATQSLPYQYGIEASALQSLFDLFGFGRTAIKDNPGCELFAAKVTQLLNVELRPVTSKWHRAKEAGVLDSRDGADAFRGELHRIQRVLREFADEFHQMAYGTSWRDQDCPGALAQEDVEGLFEALRFGIPDAYLPDGDPREINRDEAGDIGQRRKQYLIETPEGEDAVGLALSGGGIRSATFGLGVVQVLADHLLLHQVDYLSTVSGGGYTGSFISSRLSEGVSVCDLGKPHGPDPDPIRYVRQRAKFLSAQNLKQAWGMATATLGGMLLNWTAPLFVIAAIVELTLLTQPFLKGYWQEALNVLAGLSALSLIGWGVAMRWRPDYASKAGWLFGTLTGFTLLGYSAQAIGNGYKIALDVYVWLKAHWTFPAVIGGLITATPAAMRFLPIFKEPKLRRIVLQVLLWSAGLLIPIVGLLLGYALWHLRTINVAVPVLECVPGDWALLAILAASGVIAFWVLNINLTGPHRLYRDGLSRTFIGTVEQPYRIVELAKLNSGNQAPYHLVNTALNLPSSERPNLQDRRCDFFLFSKYWIGAPSVGYAETTRWRANGKPVDLATAMATSGAALSAHMGLGAMPTLTALLAVLNLRLGFWIKNPRIWSPFSEPGFLCLIREMFGVGMSERKAWLNLSDGGHIENMAVYELLRRRCKFIVCVDGEADPGFGFGGLMTLVRHAQIDFGVRIDPVLDDIRPNPASGFSRSHAHFCVIDYPAIDATPAGTGFLLYLKLSVTGNEPALIERYRLNHPDFPHQTTLDQFFDEEQFEAYRQLGVHVAEGLFSRALVGAKPPKTIAAWFRSLAENLLLPSRAR; translated from the coding sequence ATGTCCGAAGCCATGTCACTCGCCGAGCGACCCAGCGCCGCCGATAAAAAGGCCGCCCACGAATTCCTGACCGAACTGCGTACCCGCATCGCGACTCAAAGTCTGCCGTATCAATACGGTATCGAAGCCAGCGCCTTGCAAAGTCTGTTCGACTTGTTCGGTTTCGGCCGGACCGCGATCAAGGACAATCCCGGCTGCGAACTGTTTGCCGCCAAAGTCACGCAGTTGCTCAATGTCGAGTTACGGCCGGTGACTTCGAAATGGCACAGGGCCAAGGAAGCCGGCGTATTGGATTCGCGCGACGGCGCCGACGCGTTTCGTGGCGAATTGCACCGGATACAGCGGGTGCTGCGCGAATTCGCCGACGAATTCCATCAAATGGCCTACGGGACCAGTTGGCGGGACCAGGATTGTCCGGGGGCCTTGGCACAGGAAGACGTCGAGGGCTTGTTCGAGGCTTTGCGCTTCGGCATTCCCGATGCCTACTTGCCGGACGGCGACCCCAGGGAGATTAACCGAGACGAAGCCGGCGATATCGGTCAGCGCCGGAAACAGTACTTGATCGAAACGCCGGAGGGTGAGGACGCGGTTGGGCTGGCCTTGTCCGGCGGCGGCATTCGTTCGGCGACGTTTGGCCTGGGTGTCGTGCAGGTGCTGGCCGACCATCTATTGCTGCATCAGGTGGATTATCTGTCCACGGTTTCCGGTGGCGGCTACACCGGCAGTTTCATCAGCAGCCGTTTGAGCGAAGGCGTTTCGGTGTGTGATTTAGGTAAGCCGCACGGGCCGGACCCCGATCCGATTCGCTATGTTCGGCAACGCGCCAAATTTTTGTCCGCCCAAAACCTGAAGCAAGCTTGGGGCATGGCCACAGCCACGTTGGGCGGTATGTTATTGAACTGGACGGCACCGCTGTTTGTGATTGCGGCGATTGTCGAGTTAACGCTGCTGACCCAACCCTTTTTAAAGGGCTATTGGCAAGAAGCATTAAATGTTCTAGCCGGGCTATCCGCGCTCAGTTTGATCGGCTGGGGCGTGGCGATGCGCTGGCGCCCCGATTACGCGAGCAAGGCCGGTTGGTTGTTCGGTACGCTCACCGGTTTCACGTTGTTGGGTTACTCCGCGCAAGCCATCGGCAACGGCTATAAAATCGCGCTGGATGTTTATGTTTGGTTGAAAGCCCACTGGACATTTCCGGCCGTCATCGGCGGCTTGATTACCGCGACGCCGGCGGCGATGCGATTTCTGCCTATCTTCAAGGAACCCAAACTGCGGCGTATCGTGTTGCAGGTTTTGTTATGGTCGGCGGGCTTGTTGATTCCAATCGTGGGCCTGTTGCTGGGTTACGCGCTTTGGCATTTGCGGACCATCAACGTGGCGGTGCCGGTATTGGAATGCGTACCCGGCGACTGGGCGCTGCTGGCTATCCTGGCCGCCTCAGGCGTCATCGCCTTTTGGGTATTGAATATTAATTTGACCGGTCCGCACCGCTTGTACCGGGACGGCTTGTCCCGGACGTTTATCGGCACGGTCGAGCAGCCTTATCGAATCGTCGAGTTGGCGAAACTGAATAGCGGAAACCAGGCGCCTTACCATCTGGTAAACACCGCGCTAAACCTGCCGTCCAGCGAACGTCCCAATCTGCAGGATAGACGTTGCGACTTCTTTTTGTTTTCCAAGTACTGGATAGGCGCGCCTTCGGTCGGTTACGCCGAAACAACCCGTTGGCGAGCCAACGGCAAACCGGTGGATCTGGCCACCGCGATGGCGACTTCGGGCGCCGCGCTTTCCGCTCACATGGGTTTGGGCGCGATGCCGACGCTGACAGCGTTGTTGGCGGTACTAAATTTACGATTGGGATTCTGGATCAAGAATCCACGGATATGGTCGCCGTTTTCGGAACCCGGCTTCTTGTGCTTGATTCGGGAAATGTTCGGTGTCGGGATGTCGGAACGCAAGGCTTGGCTGAATCTGTCCGACGGCGGGCATATCGAGAATATGGCGGTGTACGAATTGTTGCGGCGGCGCTGTAAATTCATCGTCTGCGTGGACGGCGAGGCCGATCCGGGATTTGGCTTCGGCGGTTTGATGACTTTGGTACGCCACGCCCAAATCGATTTCGGCGTGCGCATCGATCCTGTGTTGGACGACATCCGCCCGAATCCGGCCAGCGGTTTCAGCCGGAGCCACGCCCATTTTTGCGTGATTGACTATCCTGCCATCGATGCCACGCCGGCCGGTACCGGTTTCTTGTTGTACTTGAAACTGTCGGTCACCGGCAACGAGCCGGCGCTGATCGAACGCTACCGTCTGAACCACCCGGATTTCCCGCACCAAACCACGCTGGATCAATTCTTCGACGAAGAACAATTCGAAGCCTACCGGCAACTGGGTGTGCATGTCGCCGAAGGTTTGTTTTCCCGCGCGCTGGTTGGCGCCAAGCCACCTAAGACCATCGCCGCCTGGTTCAGAAGCTTGGCGGAGAATCTATTGCTGCCAAGTCGAGCACGGTAG
- a CDS encoding chemotaxis protein CheB, protein MKTPNDKKEPQYVVGIGASAGGLEAIESFFKKMPPDTGMAFIVVQHLSPDYKSLMVELLSKHTLMPVLRIEEGMKVEPNHVYLIPPRKNLTMFHGHLLLNNQNHTNELNLPIDIFMRSLAEDVSEFAVGIILSGTGSDGTRGIRAIKEHGGMVMVQDEESAKFDGMPRNAIATGLVDFIMPPEDMPKQLMAFVKHPYAVQEATIHSEDSDLTRIFALLRDKHKVDFTFYKPNTIVRRIERRISINQCRDLKEYRNLLEDNSQEVSALFQELLIGVTNFFRDDFVFQEIRGKWLTPLVKSLTNNEIRVWIAGCSTGEEAYSLAIMLAEYREYSGHFFRMKLFATDVDAKAVEKASTGLYPESIAADVPSHLLVKYFSRKEDSFQISQSIREMVVFAQHNLIKDPPFTNIHLLSCRNLLIYLQPVLQKKILELFNFSLVKDGLLMLGTSESIGEMVDYFDMISPKGKIYRARGKYRTLGISSMDPPPALMTSFRANSPQSGRNFANRYQDDKILERFFNALTKDILPFTMIVNENMEISHIFGDAQRYLSYPSGKLVTDITKLVSKDLSIPIATGVRKALKSGDSINMSNIKLREKDKARTLNIHIRLLPGRKSQETLIAILIFEADHHATQDIGFVADNFDINQDAAQRINDLEHELQLTRENLQATVEELETSNEELQATNEELLASNEELQSTNEELQSVNEELYTVNAEHQSKITELTILNNDLDNLFNSTNIGILFLDENLDIRRFTHKLQSLFHIVENDIGRPFFHLTHSIRDIDLEDLIGKVVEKKIILESEVQNQHGNWYFMRIIPYAVSDRIYSGVILTFVDIDLLKQTQQSLRQQTELETQRLASFVNDSADAITLLDDTGKFITWNRGAENLYGWSSQEALQMRFESLVPLAERPRMRGVFDKLQQGEQVTQFDSKRLNRQGEVVDVSVSATLLSSQNDAGQIFALTERDLRSHLLIDKRHCISCIQKLATLLMDVDEAIIVIDFEGSIVAWNTGAESLYGWSRSEAIGMKFDSLVPDYLRTEAREMFQSITSGKSNYQVTQSQRLTRNKQILDITMIASVLGYQDGDTILVVTTEKPV, encoded by the coding sequence ATGAAGACACCCAATGACAAGAAGGAGCCGCAATACGTCGTAGGCATCGGCGCCTCCGCCGGCGGTTTGGAAGCCATCGAAAGTTTCTTTAAAAAAATGCCGCCGGATACCGGCATGGCCTTTATCGTCGTCCAACATCTGTCGCCCGACTATAAAAGTTTGATGGTGGAACTGTTATCGAAGCACACCCTAATGCCGGTGCTGAGAATCGAAGAAGGCATGAAGGTGGAGCCGAATCATGTTTACCTGATTCCACCGCGCAAAAACCTGACGATGTTTCACGGCCATCTGCTGTTGAACAATCAAAACCACACCAACGAACTCAATCTGCCGATCGATATCTTCATGCGCTCGTTGGCCGAGGATGTTTCCGAATTCGCGGTCGGCATCATTCTCTCCGGCACCGGCAGCGACGGCACTCGCGGCATTCGCGCCATCAAGGAACATGGCGGCATGGTCATGGTTCAGGATGAGGAGAGCGCTAAGTTCGACGGTATGCCGCGCAACGCCATTGCCACCGGTCTGGTCGACTTCATAATGCCGCCCGAAGACATGCCGAAACAGTTGATGGCATTCGTCAAGCATCCCTATGCCGTTCAAGAAGCCACCATCCACTCGGAAGACAGCGATTTGACGCGGATATTCGCGTTGCTGCGCGACAAGCACAAAGTCGATTTCACGTTTTATAAACCCAACACCATAGTCCGCCGCATTGAACGCCGCATCTCGATCAACCAATGCCGCGACCTCAAGGAATACCGCAATCTATTGGAAGATAATTCGCAAGAAGTGTCCGCGCTATTTCAGGAGTTGCTGATCGGCGTCACCAACTTCTTCCGCGACGACTTTGTATTCCAAGAAATCCGCGGCAAATGGCTGACGCCCTTGGTCAAATCGCTGACCAACAACGAAATTCGGGTTTGGATCGCCGGCTGCTCGACCGGCGAGGAAGCCTATTCGCTGGCGATTATGTTGGCGGAGTATCGAGAATATTCCGGGCATTTCTTCCGAATGAAATTATTTGCCACCGATGTCGATGCCAAAGCCGTGGAAAAAGCCAGCACCGGTTTATACCCCGAGAGTATCGCCGCCGATGTGCCCTCGCATTTGCTGGTCAAATATTTTTCGCGTAAGGAAGACAGCTTTCAAATTTCGCAATCGATCCGCGAAATGGTGGTATTTGCCCAACACAACCTGATCAAGGACCCGCCGTTCACCAATATTCATTTGTTGAGTTGCCGAAATTTATTGATTTATCTACAGCCGGTCCTGCAAAAAAAGATACTCGAGCTGTTTAATTTCTCGCTGGTCAAAGACGGCCTATTGATGCTCGGCACCAGCGAATCCATCGGCGAAATGGTCGATTATTTCGACATGATCAGTCCGAAAGGCAAGATATACCGGGCCCGAGGTAAATATCGGACCTTGGGCATTAGCAGCATGGACCCGCCGCCGGCACTGATGACCTCTTTCCGCGCGAATTCGCCGCAATCGGGTCGCAACTTCGCCAATCGCTACCAAGACGACAAGATTCTGGAACGCTTTTTCAACGCGCTGACCAAAGACATACTGCCGTTCACGATGATCGTCAACGAAAACATGGAAATATCCCACATCTTTGGCGACGCTCAGCGCTACCTGAGCTATCCCAGCGGCAAGCTAGTCACCGATATTACCAAACTGGTCAGCAAGGATTTGTCGATTCCAATCGCGACCGGTGTGCGCAAAGCGCTGAAAAGCGGCGACAGCATCAACATGTCCAACATCAAATTACGCGAAAAAGACAAAGCTCGGACGCTGAATATTCATATTAGGTTGCTTCCCGGCCGCAAAAGCCAAGAAACCCTGATTGCCATTCTGATCTTCGAGGCTGATCATCATGCCACCCAGGATATAGGCTTCGTCGCCGACAATTTCGATATTAACCAGGATGCCGCCCAGCGTATCAACGATCTGGAACATGAACTGCAACTGACTCGCGAAAACCTGCAAGCCACCGTTGAAGAGTTGGAAACCTCCAACGAGGAATTGCAGGCGACCAACGAAGAATTGCTGGCCAGTAACGAAGAATTGCAGAGCACCAACGAAGAACTGCAATCCGTTAACGAAGAGTTGTATACGGTCAACGCCGAACATCAGAGCAAAATTACCGAATTGACCATTCTGAACAACGATCTCGACAACCTGTTCAATAGCACCAATATCGGGATCTTGTTTCTGGACGAAAATCTGGATATTCGCCGCTTCACCCACAAGCTGCAAAGCCTGTTCCATATTGTCGAAAACGACATCGGCCGGCCGTTCTTTCATCTGACTCATTCGATTCGCGATATCGACCTCGAGGATTTAATCGGCAAGGTTGTCGAAAAAAAGATTATTTTGGAATCCGAGGTTCAAAATCAACACGGCAATTGGTACTTCATGCGGATCATTCCCTACGCCGTATCCGACCGAATCTATTCCGGCGTCATTCTGACCTTTGTCGATATCGATCTGTTAAAGCAAACTCAACAGAGTCTGCGCCAACAAACCGAATTGGAAACCCAACGTTTGGCCAGTTTCGTCAATGATTCGGCGGACGCGATTACTCTGCTGGACGATACGGGCAAATTTATTACCTGGAATCGCGGCGCGGAAAATTTATACGGCTGGAGCTCGCAGGAAGCGCTGCAAATGCGTTTCGAAAGTCTGGTGCCGTTGGCTGAACGTCCGCGCATGCGCGGCGTCTTCGATAAGCTCCAACAGGGCGAACAAGTTACCCAATTCGATAGCAAACGTCTGAACCGCCAAGGAGAAGTCGTCGATGTCTCGGTTTCCGCTACCTTGCTTTCATCGCAAAACGATGCCGGCCAAATCTTTGCATTGACCGAACGCGATCTCAGAAGCCATCTTTTAATAGACAAACGCCATTGCATCAGCTGCATCCAAAAATTGGCCACGCTTCTGATGGATGTTGACGAAGCGATCATCGTCATCGATTTCGAGGGGAGTATCGTCGCTTGGAATACCGGTGCGGAATCGCTGTACGGATGGAGCCGATCGGAGGCCATTGGCATGAAGTTTGACAGCTTGGTGCCGGATTATCTCCGCACTGAAGCCCGCGAAATGTTTCAAAGTATCACGTCCGGCAAATCCAACTATCAGGTTACGCAAAGCCAGCGCCTGACACGCAATAAGCAAATACTGGACATTACGATGATTGCGTCGGTACTCGGCTATCAAGACGGCGATACCATCTTGGTCGTTACCACAGAAAAACCGGTTTAG
- a CDS encoding TonB-dependent receptor — protein sequence MKLHPQTLSAAERAFWLRRTASALMAGCVSLAALADELRQFDIPAQALDGALTQLADQADLRLLYPAELVAKLRSPPLTGRHAPEQALQILLHASGLSARKTAEHTFTVEAAPAKQSAEPQSATTMPAVSVVGEAVYDLNSPDNRDYAVRAAASATKTDTPLMETPVNIQIIPKAVLNDQQIIQMTDALKNVAGATVSHGSGGLSDDIFLRGFRSSTFFRNGFRIDSQFASIGTRQMANVERLEVIKGPAAIMYGRMEPGGMVNVVTKQPLATPYYALQQQFGSFDLYRTSLDATGPLTDDDTLLYRFNGSFESSASFRDLVDSERTFIAPMLTWNVSPRTQISLEMEYRHDNLIDDNNTWPYLNGGFINMPRSRNLMEAGKVRVEEKLIGLNWSHQFNDDWSIKQRFVADLLDNVQHWTSAAADTLLPGNLLPRSQTLIDGTHNTYFTTLDLTGRFATGPLAHTLLLGGDYYRVDHISDPYSAELANIDVYHPVHNADIVSPWVSAGWGGNNSADYIGIYAQDQIKLPHGLHVLGGFRYQYVKQWDNLSHTAQPVDDDVTPRVGVLWQAQDWLSFYGNYIENFGVSNQWAISASGKPLPPESAQQWEIGSKFEFFDGKFSATLAYYDITKQNVVTRDPNSPLNSNFSIAAGEVRSRGPEVDIRGELLPGLNLIATYSNFDTRVTKDNNGLQGNRLYAVPRNVGSLWSTYDVLGGELRGVKVGGGVTMRDGSTDGTGDNYQTAGYATVDLLAAYSWKVDKSKLTAQLNVYNLLDKSYFTDAYISGASSSRTIGTPRAFLGSIKVEF from the coding sequence ATGAAACTTCATCCGCAAACCCTCTCTGCCGCCGAGCGCGCGTTCTGGCTCCGTAGGACGGCCTCGGCCCTGATGGCCGGCTGCGTCAGCCTGGCGGCGCTGGCCGACGAGCTTCGGCAATTCGATATTCCGGCGCAAGCCTTGGACGGCGCGTTGACCCAACTGGCCGATCAGGCCGATCTGCGTTTGCTGTATCCGGCCGAGTTGGTCGCCAAATTGCGTTCGCCGCCGCTGACCGGTCGCCATGCGCCGGAACAGGCGTTGCAAATCCTGCTGCACGCTTCGGGCTTGAGCGCTCGGAAGACCGCCGAACACACCTTTACCGTGGAAGCCGCGCCGGCCAAGCAGTCGGCCGAACCCCAATCGGCGACGACGATGCCGGCGGTGTCGGTGGTCGGCGAAGCGGTCTACGATCTTAACTCGCCGGACAATCGGGACTACGCCGTGCGCGCGGCCGCCAGCGCCACCAAAACCGATACACCGTTGATGGAAACGCCGGTCAACATCCAGATCATCCCGAAAGCGGTCTTGAACGATCAACAAATCATCCAGATGACCGATGCGTTGAAGAACGTGGCCGGCGCCACGGTCAGCCACGGGTCCGGCGGCTTGTCGGACGACATCTTTCTGCGCGGGTTTCGGAGCAGTACCTTTTTTCGCAACGGCTTTCGCATCGATAGCCAATTCGCGTCGATCGGTACCCGGCAAATGGCCAACGTCGAACGCCTGGAGGTCATCAAAGGCCCGGCCGCGATCATGTACGGGCGGATGGAGCCGGGCGGCATGGTCAACGTCGTCACCAAACAGCCGTTGGCGACACCGTATTACGCGCTGCAACAGCAGTTCGGATCCTTCGATTTATACCGCACGAGCTTGGACGCTACCGGCCCGCTGACCGACGACGACACTTTGCTGTACCGTTTCAACGGTTCGTTTGAAAGCAGCGCTTCGTTTCGCGATTTGGTCGACAGCGAGCGCACCTTCATCGCGCCGATGTTGACCTGGAACGTCAGCCCGCGTACGCAAATCAGTCTGGAAATGGAATATCGCCACGACAATCTGATTGACGATAACAATACTTGGCCGTATTTGAACGGCGGTTTCATCAATATGCCGCGTTCCCGCAATTTGATGGAAGCGGGTAAAGTCCGGGTCGAGGAAAAACTGATCGGGCTGAATTGGTCGCACCAATTTAACGACGATTGGAGCATCAAGCAGCGCTTCGTCGCCGATTTGCTGGATAACGTTCAGCATTGGACCAGCGCGGCGGCCGATACGTTGTTACCCGGCAACTTGCTGCCGCGCAGCCAAACTTTGATAGACGGCACTCACAACACCTACTTTACGACCCTGGACTTGACCGGTCGGTTCGCGACCGGGCCGTTGGCGCATACCTTGTTGTTGGGCGGCGACTATTACCGCGTCGATCATATTAGCGACCCGTACTCGGCCGAGTTGGCGAACATCGACGTTTACCACCCCGTCCACAATGCCGATATTGTTAGCCCTTGGGTTTCCGCTGGCTGGGGCGGCAATAATAGCGCCGATTACATCGGGATTTACGCCCAGGATCAGATCAAGCTGCCGCACGGCCTGCATGTGCTGGGCGGATTTCGTTACCAGTACGTCAAGCAGTGGGATAATTTAAGCCACACCGCTCAACCGGTGGACGACGACGTGACGCCCAGGGTCGGCGTGCTTTGGCAAGCGCAAGATTGGTTGAGTTTTTACGGTAACTACATCGAAAACTTCGGGGTGTCCAATCAGTGGGCCATCTCGGCCAGCGGCAAACCGTTACCGCCAGAGAGTGCCCAGCAGTGGGAGATCGGCAGTAAGTTCGAATTTTTCGACGGTAAATTCAGCGCCACATTGGCGTATTACGACATCACCAAACAAAACGTCGTAACCCGCGACCCGAATTCTCCGCTCAACAGCAACTTCAGTATCGCCGCCGGCGAAGTGCGTAGTCGCGGGCCGGAAGTGGACATCCGCGGCGAATTGCTGCCCGGTTTGAACCTGATCGCCACCTATTCCAACTTCGATACTCGTGTGACCAAGGACAACAACGGTTTGCAGGGCAACCGCCTATACGCGGTGCCGCGTAATGTCGGTAGTTTGTGGTCAACCTACGACGTTCTGGGTGGCGAATTGCGAGGCGTGAAAGTCGGTGGCGGGGTGACCATGCGCGACGGCTCCACCGACGGCACCGGCGACAACTACCAGACCGCCGGCTACGCGACCGTGGACTTGCTGGCCGCTTATTCCTGGAAGGTCGATAAATCCAAATTGACCGCGCAGCTCAATGTTTACAATTTGCTTGATAAAAGCTATTTCACCGATGCTTATATCAGCGGGGCCAGCAGTAGCCGCACCATAGGCACGCCCAGGGCATTTTTGGGCTCGATCAAGGTGGAATTTTAG
- a CDS encoding sigma-70 family RNA polymerase sigma factor — protein sequence MTAARIAEFLDQHRDQLSRFILRKLGSEEMSADILQEAYLRLSRHGAPERIENPRAFVYRVIGNLVIDYQRLSANRLTQDIDEVSLHAIAAPAPGPELRYEHQQRLQAMQQAMAELPDDCRLAFYWNRVEGLGHAEVAARLNISESMVAKHLARAMRHCRDRLKGY from the coding sequence TTGACAGCCGCGCGGATTGCCGAATTTCTCGACCAGCATCGCGATCAGCTCAGCCGTTTTATCCTGCGCAAGCTGGGATCGGAAGAGATGTCGGCGGATATCCTGCAAGAAGCCTATCTGCGCCTAAGCCGGCACGGCGCGCCGGAACGCATCGAGAACCCGCGCGCTTTTGTGTATCGGGTCATCGGCAATTTGGTGATCGATTATCAGCGGCTGAGTGCAAATCGCTTGACGCAGGATATCGACGAAGTCAGTCTGCACGCTATCGCCGCTCCGGCACCGGGGCCGGAACTTAGATACGAACACCAGCAACGCTTGCAAGCGATGCAGCAAGCAATGGCCGAATTGCCCGACGATTGCCGCTTGGCGTTTTATTGGAATCGCGTCGAGGGCCTCGGTCATGCGGAAGTCGCCGCACGCCTGAATATCTCGGAAAGCATGGTGGCCAAGCACCTGGCCAGAGCCATGCGACATTGTCGGGACCGCCTGAAAGGCTATTAG
- a CDS encoding PAS domain-containing protein — protein MADYLLKINDRAEDIIDFTPEEISQITPDEIQRIFYDLQIHQIELKMQNQELRSAQEELTRSRNNYHYLFHQLPVGIVIVNSTGFVEQVNDTLLEWLGIEKGRLVKKHLSSVILEDDKVLFNSRFDSFFKNPDGKSLVLSVNGRKNVALKVKMSGKKIGGDDVVALMNQPDQTLIITVADVNDL, from the coding sequence ATGGCGGATTATTTGCTGAAGATTAACGACAGGGCCGAAGACATCATCGATTTCACGCCGGAAGAAATTAGCCAGATCACGCCAGATGAAATTCAACGCATTTTCTATGATCTGCAAATTCATCAGATCGAGCTCAAAATGCAAAATCAGGAATTGCGCAGCGCTCAAGAAGAACTTACCCGTTCAAGAAACAATTACCACTACTTGTTCCATCAACTCCCGGTCGGCATTGTGATTGTGAACTCGACCGGCTTTGTGGAACAGGTCAATGACACCCTCCTGGAATGGCTCGGTATTGAAAAAGGGCGACTTGTTAAAAAACACTTGTCATCGGTCATACTCGAAGACGATAAAGTGCTTTTCAATTCGCGCTTCGACAGTTTTTTCAAGAACCCTGACGGCAAGTCGCTGGTGTTGAGCGTGAACGGCAGAAAAAACGTAGCGTTGAAAGTCAAAATGTCGGGCAAAAAAATCGGCGGCGACGATGTGGTCGCGCTAATGAACCAACCCGACCAAACATTGATCATCACCGTCGCGGACGTCAACGATTTATAG
- a CDS encoding FecR family protein, translating to MTKASVSEITVLSDQAIDWVIRLHAGNASDRERRAAAEWRNRSAAHLRAFRDAERLWLEMGLAARPAEDSARPPTRPDDVKPSTFGALRVLAVAAVLAFVAVLPFLGMADAWFSDYRTGVGEQQTVTLTDGSVVFLNTDTALDVRYTASGRQLTLKRGQALFRVAADVGRPFEVATDSAVVKALGTVFEVWQQDAATRITVSEHAVAVKGLADADYRADSRVEAGNQAVYRTQTGLQADLGVDAGQVSAWQRGKLVFKNRSLAEVVAELDRYFPGAILIADAKLAQFRVSGVFPLNDADAALGMIEHILAIKVSRLTPWLAVLHG from the coding sequence ATGACTAAAGCGTCCGTTTCCGAAATCACCGTATTATCCGATCAAGCGATCGATTGGGTGATTCGCTTGCATGCCGGTAATGCAAGCGACCGCGAGCGACGGGCGGCCGCCGAGTGGCGCAATCGTAGCGCTGCCCATCTACGCGCATTTCGCGACGCCGAACGGTTATGGTTGGAAATGGGTCTGGCCGCGAGACCGGCGGAAGACTCGGCGCGCCCGCCGACGCGGCCGGATGACGTCAAACCAAGTACTTTCGGGGCTTTGCGGGTCTTGGCCGTCGCCGCGGTATTGGCATTCGTCGCCGTGCTTCCGTTCTTGGGCATGGCCGATGCCTGGTTTAGCGATTACCGCACCGGCGTCGGCGAGCAGCAAACCGTTACGTTGACAGACGGCAGCGTTGTGTTTTTGAACACCGATACCGCGTTGGATGTGCGCTATACCGCTAGCGGCCGCCAATTGACCTTGAAGCGCGGCCAAGCCTTGTTTCGGGTTGCCGCCGATGTCGGCAGGCCGTTCGAGGTGGCGACCGACTCGGCGGTGGTCAAGGCCTTGGGCACCGTGTTCGAAGTCTGGCAACAGGACGCCGCTACTCGGATTACCGTAAGCGAACACGCCGTCGCGGTTAAAGGCTTGGCGGACGCCGATTACCGCGCCGATAGCCGCGTCGAGGCCGGAAATCAGGCGGTTTATCGCACGCAAACCGGTCTGCAAGCGGATTTGGGCGTCGATGCCGGGCAAGTGTCTGCCTGGCAGCGCGGCAAGCTGGTGTTCAAAAACCGGAGCTTGGCGGAAGTGGTGGCCGAGTTGGATCGCTATTTTCCCGGCGCCATCCTGATCGCGGACGCCAAGCTAGCGCAATTTCGGGTCAGCGGCGTGTTTCCGCTGAACGATGCCGACGCCGCGCTGGGGATGATAGAGCACATCCTGGCGATTAAAGTCAGCCGATTGACGCCTTGGTTGGCGGTGTTGCACGGCTGA